One Castanea sativa cultivar Marrone di Chiusa Pesio chromosome 4, ASM4071231v1 DNA window includes the following coding sequences:
- the LOC142632131 gene encoding protein STRICTOSIDINE SYNTHASE-LIKE 13 → MEKKFPLKDDTLLQHPVLLILVLALGFVIMDPFHMGPVGGHEFKPVKHNIAPYKQVMKNWPRDNQSRLGLGNLVFEDEVFGPESLEFDHLGRGPYTGLADGRVVRWMGENVGWETFALVTTNWSEKLCDKGIDSTTSKHWKHEKKCGRPLGLRFDKKSGDLYIADAYYGLLVVGPEGGLARPLATHVDGKPILFANDLDIHTNGSIFFTDTSKRYNRVDHFFILLEGEATGRLLRYDPSTKTTHVVLEGLAFPNGVQLSRDQTFLLYTETTNCRLMRYWLEGPKSGTTELVADLPGFPDNVRINEKGQFWVAIDCCRTAAQEFLTNNPWIRSLYFRLPIRMSLLARVMGMRMYTVISLFNEKGEILEVLEDQKGAVMKLVSEVKEANGKLWIGTVAHNHIATLPYPLAS, encoded by the exons ATGGAGAAGAAATTTCCACTCAAAGATGATACATTATTGCAGCATCCAGTCCTCCTTATACTTGTTCTAGCCTTGGGTTTTGTGATAATGGACCCATTTCATATGGGTCCAGTAGGAGGCCATGAATTTAAGCCTGTGAAGCACAACATTGCACCATACAAGCAAGTCATGAAGAATTGGCCTAGAGACAATCAAAGCCGGTTAGGACTTGGAAATTTGGTGTTTGAAGATGAAGTTTTTGGCCCTGAATCATTGGAGTTCGATCATTTGGGGCGTGGTCCTTACACAGGGTTAGCTGATGGACGCGTTGTTAGATGGATGGGTGAAAATGTTGGGTGGGAGACATTTGCACTTGTAACAACAAATTG GTCAGAGAAGCTTTGTGATAAAGGCATTGACTCAACCACATCTAAGCATTGGAAGCATGAGAAAAAGTGTGGCCGTCCCCTTGGTCTAAGGTTCGACAAAAAGAGTGGAGATTTGTACATAGCTGATGCTTATTATGGCCTTCTGGTTGTTGGACCTGAAGGAGGACTTGCAAGACCTCTCGCAACCCACGTAGACGGGAAGCCTATTCTCTTCGCTAATGACCTTGACATTCATACCAATGGATCCATCTTCTTCACAGACACTAGCAAAAGATATAACAGAGT GGACCATTTCTTTATATTGTTGGAAGGAGAAGCCACTGGTAGGCTTCTCAGATATGATCCATCTACTAAAACAACTCATGTTGTCTTGGAGGGCTTGGCTTTTCCAAATGGAGTTCAATTATCTAGGGATCAAACCTTCCTCCTCTATACTGAAACCACCAACTGCAG GCTAATGAGATACTGGTTGGAAGGTCCAAAATCTGGAACCACAGAACTTGTTGCTGACCTGCCAGGTTTCCCAGACAATGTAAGGATAAATGAGAAAGGCCAGTTCTGGGTAGCAATAGATTGTTGCAGGACAGCTGCACAAGAGTTTCTCACAAACAATCCATGGATACGAAGTCTCTACTTCCGGTTACCAATCCGAATGAGTTTATTAGCCCGAGTCATGGGGATGAGGATGTATACAGTAATCTCACTTTTCAATGAGAAAGGGGAGATTTTGGAAGTTCTTGAGGATCAAAAGGGCGCGGTGATGAAGCTAGTGAGTGAAGTTAAAGAGGCAAATGGGAAGCTATGGATTGGTACTGTGGCTCATAACCACATTGCCACCCTCCCTTACCCCTTAGCTAGTTAA